Proteins from a genomic interval of Rhodococcus rhodochrous:
- a CDS encoding DUF2505 domain-containing protein, which produces MSKEFVFTSTLDHSVERVHGALTSEDFWNSRLAASQTGVGQLEVGSGPGTFRAKVSDQIDTSALPAVVRGVVRGPLIIERTDEWGGLEGGTAQGTLAGSTSGLPITIAARSELRGNAAGGTEIEVRGEATVKVPVVGGQIEGLIVQLVENIVQNDRTDIDKWLTEN; this is translated from the coding sequence ATGTCCAAGGAATTCGTTTTCACGTCCACGCTCGACCACAGCGTCGAACGCGTCCACGGCGCTTTGACCAGCGAGGACTTCTGGAACAGCCGACTGGCTGCGAGCCAGACCGGCGTGGGGCAGCTCGAGGTCGGCTCCGGTCCCGGAACCTTCCGCGCGAAGGTCTCCGACCAGATCGACACCTCTGCTCTGCCCGCGGTCGTCCGGGGCGTGGTGCGAGGACCTCTGATCATCGAGCGCACCGACGAGTGGGGCGGACTCGAGGGCGGTACGGCGCAGGGAACGCTCGCCGGCAGCACGTCGGGACTGCCGATCACGATCGCGGCCCGTTCGGAACTGCGGGGCAACGCGGCCGGCGGTACCGAGATCGAGGTGCGTGGCGAGGCCACCGTCAAGGTCCCCGTCGTCGGCGGGCAGATCGAGGGTCTGATCGTCCAGCTCGTCGAGAACATCGTCCAGAACGATCGGACCGACATCGACAAGTGGCTCACCGAGAACTGA
- a CDS encoding UvrD-helicase domain-containing protein, with product MPDTAITDPRAVGGPPPAGFDLLGPLPSGTTVLEASAGTGKTYAIVGLATRFVAEGHARLSDLLLVTFSRAATQELRERTRNRFAQVATALADPDSARTSTDMLVRHLASEDVDARRSRLRQALSDFDSGTISTTHGFCRRMLDELGIAGEREPDVTVVEDVDDLRVEVVDDLYLRRYGRGQTPITYAEAAVAAKEAIFDPQAELAPNDADGTAAGERVEFARAVREEVERRKRRLGLRDFDDQLSLLHAVLGDPEHGDAACRRMRARFSVVLVDEFQDTDPKQWEILRRAFHGHSTLVLVGDPKQAIYAFRGAEVLSYLDAVSESDTYCELTTNWRSDGDLVRALEHVHLGAALGDPRIVVNPVKAAAADSRLSGIAPLRVRHLPRAGAGPLNDWGFPQNLDGLRGRVARDVAADIVRLLDDENVTLDLGSGPERVQPGHIAVLVRKHKQVTLVHDALTKANVPCVVAGGTSVFATPSAQHWLWVLYALDQPHRADRVRLAALTPLLGRTMTDIDSEGEALVVEVGGLLRELNDVYARTGFAAVFERLASFGSVEARLLDEPSGERTLTDIRHVAQLLEDVASAQSLGPAALTRWLEDRINDPDRGGADRIRRLDSDAAAVQILTVHGSKGLEFPVVHVPYGWDAAKNPEPDKLLLHENGRRILDVGGKSGPGYVARRRQHELEEAGEELRLLYVAVTRAQCALTLWWAPSTPTSRSPLHRLLFARDAGSAEIAAEGRIGHDEAMAEEFDRWAARADGVIAAEAVGSHPIPVRRWTRPRVETGPLAAARFDRVVDENWRRTSYSALTASVHDAPVVSGEVEEPVTTDEPAEPPLSATEPAREGIPSPMNGLPGGTIFGTLVHAVLEVVDTSAPDLEAELLDCCRETVRRQMSPIDPAQLAAALLPVMRTPLGPLDRTLADFAPSDRLSELDFELPLTGGDSPVPVTVTLDAVGGLLRRHLPADDPMAAYADLVRTLEPVPLRGYLNGSIDAVLRTEGPRFIVVDYKTNRLAPVDELTTAHYTRESMAAEMLRAHYPMQALLYSVALHRYLRWRMRDYDPHAHLGGVQYLFVRGMAGPDSPPGSGVFDWHPPAALVTDLSDLLAGKAVIS from the coding sequence GTGCCCGATACCGCCATCACCGATCCGCGCGCCGTAGGCGGTCCGCCGCCCGCAGGCTTCGATCTGCTCGGTCCGCTCCCGAGCGGCACCACCGTTCTCGAGGCCAGCGCGGGGACAGGGAAGACGTACGCGATCGTCGGGCTCGCCACCCGGTTCGTCGCCGAAGGGCACGCCCGCCTGTCCGACCTGCTGCTCGTCACCTTCAGCCGGGCCGCGACGCAGGAACTACGCGAGCGCACCCGCAACCGGTTCGCGCAGGTCGCCACCGCCCTCGCCGATCCGGACAGTGCGCGGACGAGCACCGACATGCTCGTCCGTCATCTCGCGAGCGAGGACGTCGACGCGCGGCGGTCCCGCCTGCGACAGGCGTTGTCCGACTTCGACTCCGGCACCATCTCGACCACGCACGGCTTCTGCCGCCGCATGCTCGACGAACTCGGGATCGCCGGTGAACGCGAACCCGACGTCACGGTCGTCGAGGACGTCGACGACCTGCGGGTGGAGGTCGTCGACGATCTCTACCTGCGGCGCTACGGCAGAGGACAGACCCCCATCACCTACGCCGAGGCGGCCGTCGCCGCGAAGGAGGCGATCTTCGACCCGCAGGCCGAACTCGCACCGAACGACGCCGACGGCACCGCGGCCGGCGAGCGTGTGGAGTTCGCACGTGCGGTCCGCGAAGAGGTCGAACGACGCAAGCGCCGCCTCGGCCTGCGCGACTTCGACGACCAGTTGTCCCTGCTGCACGCCGTGCTCGGCGATCCGGAGCACGGCGACGCCGCCTGCCGGCGGATGCGTGCGCGCTTCTCCGTCGTCCTCGTCGACGAGTTCCAGGACACCGACCCCAAGCAGTGGGAGATCCTGCGCCGGGCGTTCCACGGGCACAGCACGCTCGTGCTCGTCGGCGACCCGAAGCAGGCCATCTACGCCTTCCGCGGCGCGGAGGTGCTCAGCTATCTCGACGCCGTCTCCGAATCCGACACCTACTGCGAGCTGACCACCAACTGGCGCAGCGACGGCGATCTCGTCCGGGCGCTCGAACACGTCCATCTCGGTGCGGCCCTCGGTGATCCCCGCATCGTGGTGAACCCGGTGAAGGCGGCAGCCGCCGATTCCCGGCTCTCGGGCATCGCGCCCCTGCGGGTGCGTCACCTGCCCCGTGCCGGTGCCGGTCCGCTCAACGACTGGGGTTTCCCGCAGAACCTCGACGGCCTGCGCGGGCGGGTCGCCCGCGACGTGGCGGCCGACATCGTGCGCCTGCTCGACGACGAGAACGTCACCCTCGACCTCGGTTCCGGTCCCGAGCGCGTGCAGCCCGGGCACATCGCGGTCCTCGTGCGCAAACACAAGCAGGTGACACTCGTCCACGACGCGCTGACGAAGGCGAACGTGCCGTGCGTGGTCGCCGGGGGCACGAGTGTGTTCGCCACCCCGTCCGCGCAGCACTGGCTGTGGGTGCTCTACGCGCTCGATCAGCCCCATCGCGCCGATCGCGTCCGGCTCGCCGCGCTCACCCCGCTGCTCGGCCGCACGATGACCGACATCGATTCGGAGGGCGAAGCGCTGGTCGTGGAGGTCGGCGGACTGCTCCGCGAACTGAACGACGTCTACGCCCGCACCGGCTTCGCCGCCGTCTTCGAACGACTCGCGTCCTTCGGTTCGGTCGAGGCCCGCCTCCTCGACGAGCCGTCCGGGGAACGCACACTCACCGACATCCGGCACGTCGCCCAGCTGCTCGAGGACGTCGCCTCGGCACAGTCGCTGGGGCCGGCCGCACTCACCCGCTGGCTGGAGGACCGCATCAACGACCCCGACCGCGGTGGGGCCGACCGGATCCGGCGCCTCGACAGCGACGCCGCGGCGGTTCAGATCCTCACCGTGCACGGCAGCAAGGGGCTCGAGTTCCCCGTCGTCCACGTCCCGTACGGGTGGGATGCCGCGAAAAACCCCGAGCCCGACAAGCTGCTGCTGCACGAGAACGGCCGGCGCATCCTCGATGTGGGTGGCAAGAGCGGTCCCGGCTACGTCGCGCGGCGCCGTCAGCACGAACTCGAGGAGGCGGGGGAGGAACTGCGCCTGCTGTACGTGGCGGTGACGCGCGCGCAGTGTGCGCTCACCCTCTGGTGGGCGCCGTCCACCCCCACCTCGCGGTCGCCGCTGCACCGGTTGCTGTTCGCCCGTGATGCCGGTTCGGCCGAGATCGCGGCGGAAGGCCGGATCGGTCACGACGAGGCCATGGCCGAGGAATTCGACCGGTGGGCCGCGCGCGCCGACGGGGTCATCGCCGCCGAAGCGGTGGGGTCGCATCCGATTCCGGTGCGACGCTGGACCCGCCCCCGCGTGGAGACCGGACCTCTCGCCGCAGCCCGCTTCGATCGGGTCGTCGACGAGAACTGGCGCAGGACCTCCTATTCGGCGCTCACCGCCTCGGTGCACGATGCGCCCGTGGTGAGCGGTGAGGTGGAGGAACCGGTGACGACCGACGAACCGGCCGAGCCTCCGCTGAGCGCAACGGAACCGGCGCGCGAAGGCATTCCGTCACCGATGAACGGACTGCCCGGCGGCACGATCTTCGGCACGCTGGTGCACGCCGTCCTCGAGGTCGTCGACACCTCCGCCCCCGATCTCGAGGCCGAACTGCTCGACTGCTGCCGCGAGACGGTGCGCCGCCAGATGTCGCCGATCGACCCCGCCCAGCTCGCGGCGGCGTTGCTCCCGGTGATGCGCACCCCGCTCGGGCCGCTCGACCGGACCCTCGCCGACTTCGCTCCCTCCGACCGGCTCTCCGAACTCGACTTCGAGTTGCCGCTCACCGGAGGCGACAGTCCGGTGCCCGTCACCGTCACCCTCGACGCGGTCGGCGGGTTGCTGCGCCGGCACCTGCCCGCCGACGATCCGATGGCGGCCTACGCCGATCTGGTACGCACCCTCGAACCGGTGCCGCTGCGGGGTTACCTCAACGGCAGTATCGACGCCGTGCTGCGCACCGAGGGTCCGCGATTCATCGTCGTCGACTACAAGACCAACCGGCTCGCGCCCGTCGACGAACTGACCACCGCCCACTACACCCGCGAGTCGATGGCGGCGGAGATGCTCCGCGCCCACTATCCGATGCAGGCGCTGCTCTATTCTGTTGCCCTGCACCGTTATCTGCGGTGGCGGATGCGCGACTACGACCCGCACGCCCACCTCGGTGGTGTGCAATACCTGTTCGTCCGCGGCATGGCCGGACCGGACAGTCCACCCGGCAGCGGCGTGTTCGACTGGCATCCGCCGGCCGCTCTCGTCACCGACCTGTCCGACCTTCTCGCCGGAAAGGCCGTGATCTCGTGA
- the recD gene encoding exodeoxyribonuclease V subunit alpha — MTDVRIAQRGKGALRQFNEVGALSAADVHVALRLAALGGEDDPHVHLATALAVRAVRSGSVCLDLTRFREVTVEEDADGQPVVDPASLPWPRDEDVLAALRRSPLVVGGDRGPLRPLRLVDTAEGPLLYLDRYFRQEQTIRRVLAERTATFPDLDEERIAATLDELFHHPDDPSRPAPAPDRQRVAAALAATRPTTVIAGGPGTGKTHTVARILALLTRLYGHELRIGLAAPTGKAAARLQESVREQETELGLPPNLTAMTVHRMLGWQRGRTRFRYHAGNHLPYDVIVVDETSMVSLTMMCRLLEAVRPDTRLVLVGDPDQLASVDAGAVLADLVGRPVSGTLDPVFERVVTRDLAAADDPAEAAFTPAQRARLGGGVVRLSRGRRFGGAIADLAVAVRKGNGDEVLDILRRGDPEVSFVAPSDLDALRDDIVRSAAEVTKAAETGDVETALKRFEEHRLLCAHRDGPAGVQWWARQAAEWIGEAAGQRLDLESWYPGRPLLVTANDHDMQIYNGDTGVVVRRGDELVAAFARGEAPFELRPSQLPAVSTVYAMTIHRSQGSQYGTVSVVLPDSGSALLTRELLYTAITRARSHVRIIGTEDAVRAGVARQVLRASGLRREIRV, encoded by the coding sequence ATGACCGACGTTCGGATCGCCCAGCGCGGAAAGGGCGCTCTGCGGCAGTTCAACGAGGTGGGCGCACTCTCTGCCGCCGACGTGCACGTCGCCCTGCGACTCGCGGCACTCGGCGGCGAGGACGACCCGCACGTTCATCTCGCCACCGCGCTGGCCGTACGTGCCGTGCGATCCGGGTCGGTGTGCCTCGACCTCACGCGTTTCCGCGAGGTCACCGTCGAGGAGGACGCGGACGGCCAGCCCGTCGTCGACCCCGCGAGCCTGCCGTGGCCGCGCGACGAGGACGTGCTCGCGGCGCTGCGTCGCAGTCCCCTCGTGGTCGGCGGCGACCGCGGACCTCTGCGTCCGTTGCGCCTCGTCGACACCGCGGAAGGTCCGCTGCTGTATCTCGACCGGTATTTCCGGCAGGAGCAGACGATCCGCCGGGTGCTCGCCGAACGCACGGCGACCTTCCCCGACCTCGACGAGGAGCGCATCGCGGCGACGCTCGACGAGCTGTTCCACCATCCCGACGACCCCTCCCGACCCGCGCCGGCACCCGACCGTCAGCGCGTCGCCGCGGCGCTCGCCGCCACCCGACCGACCACCGTGATCGCGGGCGGGCCGGGCACCGGCAAGACCCACACGGTCGCGCGGATCCTCGCGCTGCTCACCCGTCTGTACGGGCACGAGCTGCGCATCGGCCTGGCCGCTCCCACCGGCAAGGCCGCCGCGCGCCTGCAGGAGTCGGTGCGCGAGCAGGAGACCGAGCTGGGTCTGCCGCCGAATCTCACCGCCATGACCGTGCACCGGATGCTCGGCTGGCAGCGCGGCCGCACCCGCTTCCGCTACCACGCGGGCAACCACCTGCCATACGACGTGATCGTCGTCGACGAGACGTCGATGGTGTCGCTGACGATGATGTGCCGTCTGCTCGAGGCGGTGCGGCCCGACACCCGGCTCGTCCTCGTGGGCGATCCCGACCAGCTCGCCTCCGTCGACGCCGGTGCGGTGCTCGCCGATCTGGTGGGGCGTCCTGTCAGCGGCACCCTCGATCCGGTCTTCGAACGGGTCGTCACCCGCGATCTGGCGGCCGCCGACGACCCGGCCGAGGCGGCCTTCACTCCGGCCCAACGCGCCCGGCTCGGTGGCGGTGTCGTGCGCCTGAGCCGCGGCCGCCGCTTCGGTGGCGCGATCGCCGATCTGGCCGTGGCCGTCCGCAAGGGGAACGGCGACGAGGTGCTCGACATCCTGCGCAGGGGCGACCCGGAGGTCTCGTTTGTGGCCCCGTCCGACCTCGACGCCCTGCGCGACGACATCGTCCGCTCCGCCGCCGAGGTCACCAAGGCCGCCGAGACGGGAGACGTCGAGACGGCGCTCAAGCGCTTCGAGGAACATCGGTTGCTGTGCGCGCACCGCGACGGCCCGGCCGGCGTGCAGTGGTGGGCGCGGCAGGCCGCCGAATGGATCGGGGAGGCCGCGGGGCAGCGCCTCGACCTCGAAAGTTGGTATCCCGGCCGGCCGCTGCTCGTCACCGCGAACGACCACGACATGCAGATCTACAACGGCGACACCGGCGTGGTCGTGCGGCGCGGCGACGAACTCGTCGCGGCGTTCGCACGCGGCGAGGCGCCCTTCGAACTGCGCCCGAGCCAGCTGCCGGCGGTGAGCACCGTCTACGCGATGACGATCCACCGCAGCCAGGGCAGTCAGTACGGAACCGTCTCGGTGGTGCTGCCCGACTCAGGATCGGCGCTGCTCACCCGCGAACTGCTGTACACCGCGATCACGCGTGCGCGGTCGCACGTGCGGATCATCGGGACCGAGGACGCGGTACGCGCCGGCGTGGCACGGCAGGTGCTCCGAGCGAGCGGGCTCCGGCGGGAGATTCGCGTGTAG
- the recC gene encoding exodeoxyribonuclease V subunit gamma — protein sequence MLILHRAERTGILADALAEVLAKPLDDPFAREVVAVPARGVERWLTQRLSGRLGSSAGDGVAANIDFPSPSRLVDEALAAASGITADDDPWHPSRMLWSLLGVIDECVGEPWCATLARHLGHGADDHRAGRRYATAAHLAGLLRSYGLQRPGMIAQWAAGHDTDGTGAPLDDHLRWQAELWRRLRARIGVDSPSQRLGELCGRLRDDPDVVDLPERLSIFGPTRLDTVLVDVLSALGYHRDVHIWLPHPSPVMWDGLTRRPASMRRADDHSALGVQHPLLAALGRDVRELQSRLSGLDCTDVPHTSPRPPATLLGRLQADLRDDRAPEPGSAEPDGTVMIHACHGPTRQVEVLRECLLHLFRDDPTLEPRDVIVMCPDVETYASLVHAAFGAGVGEHPGHTLRVRLADRGLRRTDPILAVVSELLALADGRVTASEVLDLAASAPVRRKFAFDDDELERLQEWTTETGARWGLGPWQRKSFGLGDFMQNTFGAALDRILLGVAADGADGEWLSLSLPLDDVDSNDIDLAGRFAEFIDRLTVVLLRLRGPHPAGRWSDELGYGIDLLTDVPTADAWQLTRARREIGDAVEHAGDTQLSLSDVRSMLSSRLAGRPSRSNFRTGELTVCTMVPMRSVPHRVVVLLGLDDDVFPRTAHIDGDDVLTQNPCVGERDPRSEDRQLLLDALMAAEERVLLFHTGADAVTGALRPPAIPLTEVRDVVATMTGIHVDDERIVRRHPLQPFDPRNFRADDPFGFGVTALAGARAGQGGSVARDRSGALLVDDLPAPARTDVDLDELVAFLTHPTQGFLRQRLGLRIPDTDEGIADALDVELDGLAQWQLGDRMLEARLAGMSAGAFQDAEWRRGTLPPFALGRRTLDAVSDNVERLVHACAGVHTGQARTVDIRVDLGDGRRLTGTVGGVHGEVLARSTYSKLSPKHRLEAWIRLLAVVASGHPGQWRAVTTGRSRSRSYPAWRSTLLAPADPVALLAALVDLRDRGLCRPLPLVTGASAEYADRRHRGDSVEMALSAAGKAFGGAFGDGKDRHVQYLYGPDVTLGQLTADAPDGVEAGWFDDPTRFGVLARRLWEPLLASENQGRP from the coding sequence GTGCTGATACTGCACCGTGCGGAGCGCACCGGCATCCTGGCGGATGCGCTGGCCGAGGTGCTCGCGAAACCCCTCGACGATCCGTTCGCGCGGGAGGTCGTCGCGGTGCCCGCCCGAGGTGTCGAAAGATGGCTCACCCAGCGGTTGTCGGGCCGGCTCGGTTCGTCCGCCGGCGACGGGGTGGCCGCCAACATCGACTTCCCGTCCCCGTCGCGCCTCGTCGACGAAGCACTCGCCGCAGCCTCCGGCATCACCGCCGACGACGATCCGTGGCATCCCTCCCGCATGCTGTGGTCACTGCTCGGGGTGATCGACGAGTGCGTCGGCGAACCGTGGTGCGCCACCCTCGCGCGTCACCTCGGTCACGGCGCCGACGACCACCGGGCCGGGCGCCGGTACGCCACCGCAGCGCATCTCGCCGGCCTGCTCCGCAGTTACGGACTCCAGCGCCCCGGAATGATCGCCCAGTGGGCGGCAGGGCACGACACCGACGGCACGGGTGCGCCCCTCGACGACCATCTGCGATGGCAGGCCGAGCTGTGGCGACGCCTGCGCGCCCGCATCGGGGTCGACAGCCCGTCGCAGCGACTCGGCGAACTGTGCGGCCGGCTGCGGGACGACCCCGATGTCGTCGATCTGCCCGAACGACTCTCCATCTTCGGTCCCACCCGCCTCGACACCGTCCTCGTCGACGTGCTGTCCGCGCTCGGGTACCACCGCGACGTGCACATCTGGCTTCCGCATCCGAGCCCGGTGATGTGGGACGGACTGACCCGGCGTCCGGCGTCGATGCGTCGCGCCGACGACCACAGCGCTCTCGGGGTGCAGCACCCGTTGCTCGCCGCTCTCGGCCGCGACGTGCGCGAACTCCAGAGCCGGCTCTCCGGCCTCGACTGCACCGACGTCCCACACACCTCACCCCGGCCGCCGGCGACGCTCCTCGGCCGGTTGCAGGCCGATCTCCGCGACGATCGCGCCCCCGAACCCGGATCGGCAGAGCCCGACGGGACCGTGATGATCCACGCCTGCCACGGACCCACCCGGCAGGTCGAGGTGCTTCGCGAGTGCCTGCTGCACCTGTTCCGCGACGACCCCACTCTCGAGCCACGCGACGTCATCGTCATGTGCCCCGATGTCGAGACGTACGCGTCGCTCGTCCACGCCGCCTTCGGGGCCGGGGTCGGCGAGCATCCCGGCCACACGCTGCGGGTCCGTCTCGCCGATCGCGGCCTGCGCCGCACCGATCCGATCCTCGCGGTGGTGTCCGAACTACTCGCGCTCGCCGACGGCCGGGTCACCGCCAGCGAGGTCCTCGATCTCGCCGCCTCCGCCCCGGTGCGCCGCAAGTTCGCATTCGACGACGACGAACTCGAACGCCTTCAGGAGTGGACCACCGAGACCGGTGCCCGCTGGGGTCTCGGCCCGTGGCAGCGCAAGAGTTTCGGTCTCGGCGACTTCATGCAGAACACCTTCGGGGCGGCACTCGACCGCATCCTGCTCGGTGTCGCCGCCGACGGAGCGGACGGGGAGTGGTTGTCGCTGTCGCTGCCCCTCGACGACGTCGACAGCAACGACATCGACCTCGCCGGGCGGTTCGCCGAGTTCATCGATCGGCTGACGGTGGTGCTGCTCCGGCTGCGCGGCCCGCACCCGGCGGGGCGGTGGTCGGACGAACTCGGTTACGGCATCGATCTGCTCACCGACGTTCCCACTGCCGACGCATGGCAGCTCACCCGCGCGCGGCGCGAGATCGGCGACGCCGTCGAGCACGCCGGCGACACGCAGTTGTCCCTGAGCGACGTCCGGTCCATGCTCTCCTCCCGGCTCGCCGGGCGTCCGTCGCGCTCGAACTTCCGGACCGGCGAACTGACCGTGTGCACGATGGTGCCGATGCGCTCGGTGCCCCATCGCGTGGTGGTGCTCCTCGGTCTCGACGACGACGTCTTCCCCCGCACGGCCCACATCGACGGTGACGACGTTCTGACCCAGAATCCTTGTGTGGGAGAGCGTGATCCGCGCAGTGAGGACCGGCAGCTGCTCCTCGACGCACTGATGGCCGCGGAGGAGCGTGTGTTGTTGTTCCACACCGGCGCCGACGCCGTCACCGGAGCACTGCGCCCACCGGCAATTCCGCTCACCGAGGTGCGCGACGTGGTGGCGACGATGACGGGCATCCACGTCGACGACGAGCGCATCGTGCGGCGACATCCCCTGCAGCCCTTCGACCCGCGGAACTTCCGGGCCGACGACCCGTTCGGGTTCGGTGTCACCGCACTCGCGGGAGCCCGTGCAGGACAAGGAGGTTCGGTGGCGCGCGACCGGTCGGGTGCACTTCTCGTCGACGACCTTCCGGCCCCCGCACGCACCGATGTCGATCTCGACGAGCTCGTCGCCTTCCTGACACATCCGACGCAGGGATTCCTCCGGCAGCGGCTCGGTCTGCGGATCCCCGACACCGACGAGGGCATCGCCGACGCATTGGACGTCGAACTCGACGGTCTCGCCCAGTGGCAACTGGGCGACCGCATGCTCGAAGCGCGGTTGGCGGGCATGTCCGCGGGTGCCTTCCAGGACGCGGAGTGGCGTCGCGGCACGCTCCCGCCGTTCGCGCTCGGCCGCAGGACCCTCGACGCGGTGAGCGACAATGTCGAGCGCCTCGTGCACGCCTGCGCCGGTGTGCACACCGGGCAGGCCCGCACCGTCGATATCCGCGTCGATCTCGGCGACGGTCGTCGGCTCACCGGCACCGTCGGAGGTGTGCACGGCGAGGTACTGGCCCGCAGCACGTATTCCAAGCTGTCGCCGAAACACCGGCTGGAAGCATGGATCCGGTTGCTCGCCGTCGTCGCCTCGGGGCATCCCGGGCAGTGGCGTGCGGTGACCACCGGGCGCAGCCGTTCGCGCTCGTACCCGGCCTGGCGCTCGACCCTGCTGGCTCCCGCCGATCCCGTCGCGCTGCTCGCCGCACTCGTCGATCTGCGCGATCGCGGACTGTGCCGGCCGCTGCCGCTCGTGACGGGCGCGTCGGCCGAGTACGCCGATCGCCGACACCGCGGCGATTCCGTGGAGATGGCACTGTCGGCCGCCGGGAAGGCGTTCGGTGGCGCGTTCGGCGACGGCAAGGACCGTCACGTGCAGTACCTGTACGGGCCCGACGTGACGCTCGGGCAGCTCACCGCCGACGCACCGGACGGCGTCGAGGCCGGCTGGTTCGACGACCCCACCCGTTTCGGTGTGCTCGCCCGACGGCTGTGGGAACCCCTGCTCGCCTCCGAGAACCAGGGACGCCCGTGA
- a CDS encoding RNA-binding S4 domain-containing protein, with the protein MEALVRDSLFGFLQESGLAGSGGEAAALLMEGLVRVDHRQVRSPRTPLRAGDVVSIAGTRSMAVFGVSPGGVRPVL; encoded by the coding sequence ATGGAGGCACTCGTGCGCGACTCCCTGTTCGGTTTCCTGCAGGAGAGCGGACTCGCCGGCTCGGGCGGTGAAGCGGCGGCGCTGCTCATGGAAGGTCTCGTCCGCGTCGATCATCGCCAGGTCCGCAGTCCCCGCACCCCACTTCGTGCCGGGGACGTCGTCTCGATCGCGGGTACGCGATCGATGGCGGTCTTCGGCGTCTCTCCCGGTGGGGTTCGTCCCGTCCTGTAG